Proteins from a genomic interval of Corynebacterium deserti GIMN1.010:
- a CDS encoding lysophospholipid acyltransferase family protein, whose amino-acid sequence MKNNWYWFFKYVLVGPFLRVYNRPKIDGKENIPAEGPAIMASNHQAVMDSFYFPLLCPRQLTFPAKAEYFTSPGLKGKFQKWFFTSVGQVPLDRTADNAMDSLMNTAKSVLGRGDLFGIYPEGSRSPDGRIYKGKTGMAYVAMETGVRIIPVAMIGSRNANPIGSWFPRPAKVRVKIGTPIDPLKFVADKGLEAGSHEAARQLTDHVMFTLADLTGEPYVDAYSKDVKDSLEAGHGFPKGTEPRG is encoded by the coding sequence ATGAAGAACAACTGGTACTGGTTTTTTAAATATGTTCTGGTAGGTCCTTTCCTTCGCGTATACAACCGGCCAAAAATCGACGGCAAAGAAAACATCCCAGCCGAAGGTCCCGCAATCATGGCCTCCAACCACCAGGCCGTGATGGACTCGTTCTACTTCCCCCTTCTGTGCCCACGGCAGCTCACCTTCCCAGCAAAGGCGGAATACTTCACCTCTCCAGGTCTCAAGGGGAAGTTCCAGAAGTGGTTTTTCACCTCTGTGGGACAGGTGCCACTTGATCGCACCGCCGACAATGCCATGGATTCCCTCATGAACACCGCCAAGAGTGTGCTTGGCAGGGGAGACCTCTTTGGCATTTACCCCGAAGGTTCCCGATCGCCAGACGGTCGAATCTACAAGGGAAAGACCGGCATGGCCTATGTAGCAATGGAAACCGGCGTGCGGATTATCCCCGTCGCCATGATTGGTAGCCGTAACGCCAACCCCATCGGCAGCTGGTTCCCTCGACCAGCCAAGGTGAGAGTGAAGATTGGTACCCCGATCGACCCACTGAAGTTTGTCGCAGACAAGGGTCTGGAAGCAGGCTCCCATGAGGCGGCTCGCCAACTCACCGACCATGTCATGTTCACCCTTGCTGATCTCACCGGCGAACCCTACGTTGATGCCTATTCCAAGGACGTTAAGGATTCATTGGAAGCTGGCCATGGATTTCCCAAGGGCACGGAGCCTCGCGGTTAA
- a CDS encoding C40 family peptidase, producing the protein MGKHRRSNSNAARNAVAASAVAVGATAAIATPAQAAEVVVPNTNYSVEVAGIENVQGLNNVPGIDQWIPSLANQASPTAYAAVVDAPAVEAQAAPATTTGQAIVDAARTKIGAPYGWGAAGPNAFDCSGLTSWAYSQVGKSIPRTSQAQAAQGTPVAYSDLQPGDIVAFYSGATHVGIYTGNGTVVHALNSNTPLSENSLDYMPFHSAVRF; encoded by the coding sequence GTGGGTAAGCACCGTCGCAGCAATTCTAACGCAGCTCGCAATGCTGTAGCAGCATCCGCAGTTGCCGTTGGCGCTACCGCAGCCATCGCCACCCCGGCACAGGCAGCAGAAGTTGTTGTTCCCAACACCAACTACAGCGTTGAAGTTGCTGGCATCGAGAACGTCCAGGGACTTAACAACGTCCCAGGCATTGATCAGTGGATCCCATCCCTGGCAAACCAGGCATCCCCAACCGCATACGCAGCAGTTGTAGACGCTCCAGCTGTGGAGGCTCAGGCTGCGCCAGCGACCACCACCGGACAGGCAATCGTCGACGCCGCCCGCACCAAGATTGGCGCTCCATACGGCTGGGGTGCGGCAGGCCCTAACGCCTTCGACTGCTCCGGCCTGACCTCTTGGGCATACAGCCAAGTCGGCAAGTCCATCCCTCGTACCTCTCAGGCTCAGGCAGCACAGGGCACTCCAGTTGCTTACTCTGACCTTCAGCCTGGTGACATCGTTGCTTTCTACTCCGGTGCAACCCACGTTGGCATCTACACCGGTAACGGTACCGTTGTTCACGCTCTCAACAGCAACACCCCGCTGTCTGAGAACTCCCTGGACTACATGCCATTCCACTCAGCAGTCCGCTTCTAA
- a CDS encoding acyltransferase family protein: protein MTTGHSHPAPTSATPTAKPATTKSASAQRMDWPDIAKGVSILGVVLLHVTLAIPGANETLLAQLNLLLDPLRMPLFFLVSGFFSVKVLNQTFGELFRGRLWFYLIPYLIWTPINLYTYRLEGTIFTGRAPAELEWYAQTMALATNMYWFLYFLILFNVILWATKKLPGWAIVAVVAAPWLFMPAYSEYELLRKTIIYLPLFMIGAYFRPLITRFAEAATKPAAIVFAVVLYVAGLAVNVVADAIRVAENRGATMVWLIHLRDQFADALGGQLTGFDMNHIPSLIIRILSIPAGIVLCVWLSKLGPIASFLKMVGRHTLPIYIGHALGLTLIFGFSLRWRFMKIDNAAESMWYHTNTWMVIAFACAMLGGYLMYLLSKIPVLGWTMVPPRLPESKVVSGGPSDAETTDARIAEAKGLPEPEATSPR, encoded by the coding sequence GTGACAACTGGACATTCACACCCAGCACCCACATCGGCGACCCCTACCGCAAAACCTGCCACCACAAAGTCCGCTTCCGCTCAGCGCATGGATTGGCCAGACATCGCCAAAGGTGTTTCCATTTTAGGAGTTGTCCTCCTTCACGTAACACTTGCTATCCCCGGCGCCAATGAAACGTTGCTGGCACAGCTGAATTTGCTTCTTGATCCACTGCGCATGCCCCTGTTCTTCCTAGTCAGTGGATTCTTTTCTGTGAAGGTACTCAATCAAACCTTTGGAGAACTCTTCCGGGGCAGGTTGTGGTTCTACCTCATCCCATATCTCATTTGGACCCCGATCAACCTTTACACTTACCGCCTTGAAGGCACTATCTTTACAGGTAGAGCACCAGCAGAACTGGAGTGGTACGCACAAACGATGGCGCTGGCCACCAATATGTATTGGTTCCTGTACTTCCTCATCCTGTTCAATGTTATTTTGTGGGCGACCAAAAAACTCCCCGGATGGGCCATCGTTGCCGTGGTGGCAGCGCCGTGGCTATTTATGCCCGCGTACAGTGAGTACGAATTACTCCGCAAGACAATCATCTACCTACCGTTATTCATGATCGGAGCTTATTTCCGACCACTGATCACACGCTTTGCTGAAGCTGCCACAAAACCAGCAGCAATCGTCTTTGCGGTGGTTCTCTACGTTGCGGGCTTAGCTGTCAATGTCGTAGCGGATGCCATCCGTGTGGCAGAAAACCGAGGAGCCACGATGGTGTGGCTCATTCACCTCAGAGACCAATTTGCGGATGCGTTGGGTGGGCAACTCACCGGCTTTGATATGAACCACATTCCGAGCTTGATCATCAGGATTCTTTCCATTCCCGCGGGCATTGTCCTGTGCGTGTGGCTTTCCAAGCTCGGCCCGATCGCATCATTTTTGAAGATGGTGGGTCGTCACACTTTGCCGATCTACATTGGCCATGCGCTGGGACTTACCCTCATCTTCGGTTTCTCCTTGCGTTGGAGGTTCATGAAGATCGACAATGCTGCAGAAAGCATGTGGTATCACACCAACACGTGGATGGTCATTGCCTTCGCGTGCGCAATGCTCGGCGGATACCTCATGTACCTGCTGTCTAAGATCCCAGTTCTTGGTTGGACCATGGTTCCGCCACGCTTGCCTGAGAGTAAGGTTGTCTCTGGAGGTCCTTCGGACGCGGAGACTACTGACGCTAGAATTGCTGAAGCTAAAGGCCTGCCAGAACCGGAAGCCACATCGCCTCGGTAG
- a CDS encoding ROK family glucokinase, with translation MPQTPTNYAVGFDIGGTNMRAGLVDASGHIITSLSAPSPRTTHDMERGIFDLVAELKSQYPVDAVGLAVAGFLDPECETVRFAPHLPWRDEPVRSKLEDLLGLPVRLEHDANSAAWGEHRFGAGQGADNWVLLALGTGMGAALIDNGEIYRGAFGTAPEFGHLRVVRGGRPCSCGKEGCLERYCSGTALVYTARELASHGRFPTSPLRTQITTNPESVTGKMITSAARDGDELGIAVVSDFSEWLGETLSIIADVLDPGMIIIGGGVSRDADLYLDQAIQHYSTRIVGAGHRPLAKIGTAKLGGDAGMIGVADLARRVAV, from the coding sequence ATGCCACAAACACCGACCAATTACGCGGTGGGCTTTGACATTGGCGGCACCAACATGCGGGCGGGGCTTGTCGACGCCTCCGGCCACATCATCACCAGCCTGTCGGCACCATCGCCACGAACCACCCACGACATGGAACGTGGTATTTTCGACCTCGTTGCAGAACTGAAGTCACAGTATCCCGTCGACGCCGTTGGCCTGGCCGTTGCGGGATTTTTAGACCCTGAATGCGAAACCGTGCGCTTTGCGCCGCACCTTCCATGGCGTGATGAACCAGTGCGCTCCAAGCTGGAAGATTTGCTCGGATTGCCAGTTCGTTTGGAACACGACGCCAACTCTGCAGCCTGGGGTGAACACCGCTTTGGTGCAGGTCAAGGTGCTGACAACTGGGTGCTGTTGGCTCTGGGAACCGGCATGGGAGCTGCACTGATCGACAATGGCGAAATTTACCGTGGTGCATTTGGCACCGCCCCAGAATTTGGCCACCTGCGCGTCGTCCGAGGCGGCCGCCCGTGTTCCTGTGGAAAAGAAGGGTGCCTGGAGCGCTACTGCTCAGGCACTGCGCTGGTTTACACGGCACGTGAATTGGCGTCGCACGGGCGCTTTCCGACGAGTCCTCTGCGCACGCAAATCACCACCAACCCAGAATCAGTCACGGGCAAAATGATTACGTCAGCAGCCCGAGATGGCGACGAGTTGGGTATTGCAGTGGTCTCAGACTTTAGCGAATGGCTTGGCGAAACCCTGTCCATCATCGCCGACGTGCTTGATCCCGGCATGATCATCATTGGCGGAGGCGTCTCCCGCGACGCGGATCTCTACCTTGACCAAGCTATCCAGCACTATTCCACCCGCATCGTTGGCGCAGGGCACCGCCCATTAGCCAAGATAGGTACCGCCAAACTAGGCGGCGACGCAGGAATGATCGGAGTGGCTGATCTAGCGCGCCGTGTAGCTGTCTAG
- a CDS encoding polyadenylate-specific 3'-exoribonuclease AS, whose protein sequence is MRYFYDTEFIEDGRTIDLVSIGIVAEDGREYYAVSTGFDSAKANNWVRANVLNKLPNPSSPVWKSPATIRDEVLEFLTSGKSQPELWAWVGAYDHVLLAQMWGDMAGLPREIPRFTRELKQYWEMAGYPRLPELPKGNHDALIDARHNLAKFKVCMNALPLNGRNRT, encoded by the coding sequence GTGCGTTACTTTTATGACACTGAGTTTATCGAAGACGGACGCACCATCGATCTCGTTTCCATCGGCATCGTCGCTGAAGACGGCCGTGAATACTATGCAGTCTCCACAGGTTTTGATTCTGCCAAGGCAAACAACTGGGTTCGCGCCAATGTGCTGAACAAACTTCCCAATCCATCCTCGCCAGTGTGGAAAAGCCCGGCAACCATCCGCGACGAAGTGCTAGAATTCCTCACCTCCGGCAAAAGCCAACCCGAGCTGTGGGCATGGGTGGGTGCCTATGACCACGTCCTGCTTGCCCAAATGTGGGGAGATATGGCCGGCCTGCCCCGCGAAATTCCACGTTTTACCCGCGAGCTAAAGCAGTATTGGGAGATGGCTGGTTACCCCCGACTGCCTGAGCTTCCCAAAGGCAATCACGATGCGCTCATCGACGCCCGCCACAATTTAGCCAAGTTCAAAGTATGTATGAACGCCCTCCCACTGAACGGGCGTAATCGAACCTAG
- a CDS encoding class II 3-deoxy-7-phosphoheptulonate synthase: MSWTVDIPKEVLPDLPPLPEGMQQQFEDTIARDAKQQPTWDRAQAENVRKILESVPPIVVAPEVVELKKKLADVANGKAFLLQGGDCAETFESNTEPHIRANIKTLLQMAVVLTYGASTPVIKMARIAGQYAKPRSSDLDGNGLPNYRGDIVNGVEATEESRRHDPARMIRAYANASAAMNLVRALTSSGTADLYRLSEWNREFVANSPAGARYEALAREIDAGLRFMEACGVSDESLRAADIYCSHEALLVDYERSMLRLATDEDGNQELYDLSAHQLWIGERTRGMDDFHVNFASMIANPIGIKIGPGITPEEAVAYADKLDPDFEPGRLTIVARMGHDKVRSVLPGVIQAVEASGHKVIWQSDPMHGNTFTASNGYKTRHFDKVIDEVQGFFEVHRALGTHPGGIHIEFTGEDVTECLGGAEDITDIDLPGRYESACDPRLNTQQSLELSFLVAEMLRN, from the coding sequence GTGAGTTGGACAGTAGATATCCCCAAAGAAGTTCTCCCAGATTTGCCGCCATTGCCTGAGGGCATGCAGCAACAGTTCGAAGACACCATTGCGCGCGATGCGAAGCAGCAGCCCACCTGGGACCGCGCTCAGGCTGAAAACGTGCGCAAGATCCTCGAATCCGTTCCACCCATCGTGGTCGCGCCAGAAGTCGTTGAGCTAAAGAAGAAGCTTGCTGACGTCGCCAACGGTAAAGCATTCCTCCTCCAGGGCGGTGACTGCGCCGAAACCTTTGAATCCAACACCGAGCCGCACATTCGTGCCAACATCAAGACTCTGCTTCAAATGGCAGTTGTCTTGACCTACGGCGCATCCACCCCTGTCATCAAGATGGCACGAATTGCTGGCCAATATGCCAAGCCACGTTCCTCTGACCTTGACGGCAACGGCCTGCCCAACTACCGTGGCGACATCGTCAACGGAGTTGAAGCAACCGAAGAATCCCGCCGCCACGATCCAGCACGCATGATCCGCGCATACGCCAACGCATCCGCTGCGATGAACCTCGTCCGCGCGCTCACTAGCTCTGGAACCGCTGACCTGTACCGCCTCAGCGAATGGAACCGCGAGTTCGTTGCCAACTCCCCAGCTGGTGCACGCTACGAAGCTCTTGCCCGCGAAATTGATGCCGGCCTGCGCTTCATGGAAGCCTGCGGTGTATCCGATGAATCGCTTCGTGCAGCAGATATTTACTGCTCCCACGAAGCACTCCTCGTCGACTACGAACGCTCCATGCTTCGCCTTGCTACCGACGAAGACGGCAACCAGGAACTTTACGATCTCTCCGCACACCAGCTGTGGATCGGCGAGCGCACCCGCGGCATGGATGACTTCCACGTCAACTTCGCCTCGATGATTGCCAACCCAATCGGCATCAAGATCGGCCCAGGTATCACCCCTGAAGAAGCTGTCGCCTACGCTGACAAACTCGACCCCGACTTCGAGCCAGGCCGCCTCACCATCGTCGCCCGAATGGGCCACGACAAGGTGCGCTCCGTTCTCCCAGGTGTGATTCAGGCAGTGGAAGCTTCCGGTCACAAGGTGATCTGGCAGTCTGACCCCATGCATGGCAATACCTTCACCGCGTCAAACGGCTACAAGACCCGCCACTTTGACAAGGTTATTGATGAAGTCCAGGGCTTCTTCGAAGTACACCGCGCTCTGGGCACCCACCCAGGCGGAATTCACATCGAGTTCACTGGCGAAGACGTCACCGAGTGCCTCGGCGGCGCTGAAGACATCACCGATATTGATCTGCCAGGCCGCTACGAGTCAGCTTGTGACCCACGCCTGAACACCCAACAGTCGCTGGAGTTGTCCTTCCTCGTTGCGGAGATGCTGCGAAATTAA
- a CDS encoding glycosyltransferase family 4 protein produces the protein MSAPRRTLIVTNDFPPRVGGIQSYLRDFIATQDPSTITVFASTQNLEETAVYDAGLDHEVIRWPRSVMLPSPTTAYAMSEIIRERDINNVWFGAAAPLALMAKKARQAGATRIIASTHGHEVGWSMLPGARQSLRKIGDDVDIVTYISGYTLGRFQRAFGTHPTFVHLPSGVDVNVFHPATPEQRSATRAKLGIGDDTPVIVCTSRLVPRKGQDSLIEAMDKVALKHPDAQLLIVGSGRYESTLRKLAEGTFANVRFLGRLDYAEMINTLAAADIFAMPARTRGGGLDVEGLGIVYLEAQACGIPVVAGDSGGAPETVTSATGVVVRGSDVEKLASTLVGLLDSPQRRATMGAAGRAHVEQEWAWEIMGARLTEILQGNR, from the coding sequence GTGTCCGCACCCCGCAGAACTCTCATTGTGACCAATGATTTTCCACCGAGGGTGGGAGGAATTCAAAGCTACCTTCGGGATTTCATCGCTACCCAGGATCCATCCACCATCACTGTGTTTGCCTCGACGCAGAACCTTGAAGAGACTGCTGTTTATGATGCAGGCCTGGATCATGAGGTAATTAGGTGGCCACGGTCTGTGATGCTGCCATCGCCCACCACGGCGTACGCGATGTCTGAAATAATTAGGGAACGAGACATAAACAATGTGTGGTTTGGGGCGGCAGCGCCTCTTGCGTTGATGGCAAAAAAGGCCCGTCAGGCAGGAGCTACCCGAATCATTGCCTCCACCCACGGGCATGAGGTCGGGTGGTCGATGCTTCCAGGCGCTAGGCAATCGTTGCGCAAGATTGGCGATGACGTGGATATTGTCACCTATATTTCGGGTTACACTCTTGGTCGCTTCCAGCGAGCCTTTGGCACCCACCCCACGTTTGTTCATTTGCCTTCAGGCGTTGATGTAAACGTATTTCACCCCGCAACGCCCGAGCAACGCAGTGCGACCCGAGCCAAACTAGGTATCGGGGACGACACTCCGGTGATCGTGTGTACCTCCCGGTTGGTGCCTCGAAAAGGCCAAGATTCGCTCATCGAGGCGATGGACAAGGTTGCACTTAAACACCCAGATGCTCAGCTGCTCATTGTGGGCAGTGGTCGCTATGAATCCACGCTGCGTAAGCTCGCGGAAGGTACGTTTGCCAACGTGAGGTTCTTGGGTCGCTTGGACTATGCCGAGATGATCAATACTCTTGCCGCAGCTGATATCTTTGCCATGCCTGCACGAACCAGGGGAGGTGGCCTTGATGTTGAAGGTTTGGGAATCGTTTATTTGGAGGCGCAGGCCTGCGGAATTCCTGTGGTTGCAGGAGATTCCGGTGGCGCGCCTGAGACCGTCACGTCGGCAACTGGGGTGGTTGTGCGGGGGTCGGACGTCGAAAAGCTTGCTTCAACGCTTGTCGGTTTGTTGGACTCCCCGCAACGCCGGGCCACCATGGGCGCTGCGGGGCGTGCGCACGTCGAGCAGGAATGGGCGTGGGAGATTATGGGCGCGCGTCTGACGGAAATCTTGCAAGGAAATCGGTGA
- a CDS encoding glycosyltransferase 87 family protein, producing the protein MNGDYVAQSLQPLLNFKNTKVRGTLITLATIALALTLWPSIFNVRAIESFVFFFHIDTDVYRAGARAFLDGQNLYTQDYQVGGIQLPFTYPPISAALFVPLAILPSNVAGTLLTLISAGLLWWCVAIVLRRVFKTLDDADCRLISYLILPVALSTEPVFQTIQFGQINIILMTFVLMDTFTKKPWLPRGFWIGLAASIKLTPAVFGLYFLVKKDWKGAGVAIASGVGFSALAFFLSPASSKIYWTETLNDPSRIGNLSYVANQSMRGVLSRLMHENQELVEKLWLVAVALCLIGVAVAMGRAVKAGNAHGAVLLNSLIALFCSPVSWSHHWVWLIPIVLGLAASAWSQRTTAPSTAATAGVLAMLGTIPMFITTFWTMPYDSESYPMWPLILQPSGNAYVVFAIVLIIVGLINPGIFGNATPSTKRISPVLAGVVALIVFYLLANIWFKGNDRNQALFQYPVHTLNSRGLTDFGEVLVGLFNGNSLASLWIVGALNLAAVGWTVWFLLRRFTTLKSPLVYLSVLTATLMTFAVQDALQFGSLTMLACAIITTDLLSRRPVIARGLLTGFAAALCGWPLLMVVGFVIARRYSAVLVSVGTAAVLCVLGILLNPGPANLDLFRLWFSGRDGRDNLSFYAFIARWISEAPAWMFVWAIVGLILGVWAIHRTYIAGRRDLSTALTIAVPVIVLPTVELHHLVLLIPLVAVLLRHGYFTIVYLLAFVFIVSWTPQHLSYSSVFPLNDPAPEGYVAHFGWYLLVEPMAVAPAAIILGVYVACGLLKPLPLQVAQSSPKGVLA; encoded by the coding sequence ATGAACGGCGATTACGTGGCTCAAAGCCTACAGCCTCTGCTCAACTTCAAAAACACCAAGGTGAGAGGCACACTCATTACGTTGGCAACGATCGCCTTGGCGCTGACGTTGTGGCCGTCAATCTTCAACGTCCGCGCCATCGAATCGTTCGTCTTCTTCTTTCACATTGATACAGACGTGTACCGCGCCGGCGCCCGCGCGTTCCTTGATGGACAAAACCTGTACACGCAAGATTATCAGGTCGGTGGCATCCAGCTGCCGTTTACTTACCCACCGATTTCCGCAGCACTATTTGTGCCACTCGCGATCCTCCCCAGCAACGTCGCCGGCACCCTCCTCACGCTGATCTCCGCTGGTTTGTTGTGGTGGTGCGTTGCGATTGTTTTGCGCAGGGTTTTTAAGACGCTTGACGACGCGGACTGCCGCCTCATTTCGTACCTCATTTTGCCCGTGGCATTGTCCACAGAACCGGTATTCCAAACGATCCAGTTTGGTCAAATCAACATCATTTTGATGACGTTTGTGCTCATGGATACCTTCACCAAAAAACCGTGGCTGCCCCGTGGCTTTTGGATCGGTCTTGCCGCGTCCATCAAGCTCACCCCAGCAGTGTTTGGGTTGTACTTCCTGGTCAAAAAGGACTGGAAGGGTGCTGGTGTCGCTATCGCATCAGGTGTCGGGTTCTCAGCCCTAGCGTTCTTTTTGTCTCCGGCTAGTTCAAAGATCTATTGGACAGAAACGCTTAACGATCCCTCCCGCATCGGCAACCTCTCTTATGTTGCCAACCAATCTATGCGGGGTGTGCTCAGCCGTTTGATGCATGAGAATCAGGAACTCGTCGAAAAGCTTTGGCTTGTTGCTGTGGCGCTGTGCCTTATTGGTGTCGCGGTAGCCATGGGACGCGCGGTGAAGGCTGGAAATGCGCATGGTGCCGTGCTGTTGAACTCACTGATTGCACTGTTTTGTTCCCCCGTGTCGTGGTCACACCATTGGGTGTGGCTCATTCCGATCGTGTTGGGGCTTGCTGCAAGCGCGTGGAGCCAGCGTACGACAGCTCCGTCCACTGCGGCTACCGCGGGAGTGCTGGCGATGCTCGGTACCATTCCGATGTTCATCACCACGTTTTGGACCATGCCGTATGATTCCGAGTCTTACCCCATGTGGCCACTCATTTTGCAACCCTCCGGCAACGCATACGTGGTATTTGCCATCGTGCTGATCATCGTTGGGCTGATTAACCCTGGCATTTTTGGCAACGCCACCCCATCAACCAAGCGCATCTCACCGGTTCTTGCAGGCGTGGTGGCGCTCATTGTGTTCTACCTCTTGGCCAATATTTGGTTTAAAGGAAATGATCGCAATCAAGCACTGTTCCAGTATCCGGTACACACCCTCAATTCCCGAGGACTAACGGACTTCGGAGAGGTGCTAGTAGGACTGTTCAACGGCAATTCGCTAGCCTCGTTGTGGATTGTCGGCGCACTCAACTTAGCAGCCGTGGGTTGGACCGTGTGGTTCCTTCTTCGCCGATTCACCACGTTGAAATCCCCTCTGGTGTATCTGTCTGTGCTCACCGCCACGCTCATGACATTTGCTGTCCAAGATGCACTGCAATTTGGCTCGTTGACCATGCTCGCCTGCGCGATTATCACCACTGATCTGCTGAGCCGACGCCCTGTCATTGCCCGCGGACTGCTCACAGGCTTTGCGGCGGCGCTCTGCGGCTGGCCACTGCTCATGGTCGTTGGTTTTGTCATTGCGCGACGCTACTCCGCAGTTCTCGTCTCTGTGGGCACCGCAGCAGTGCTGTGTGTTCTGGGTATTCTGCTCAACCCAGGACCAGCCAATTTGGACTTGTTCCGCTTGTGGTTTAGTGGCCGCGACGGTCGCGATAACTTGTCTTTCTACGCATTCATTGCCCGCTGGATTTCTGAAGCACCGGCATGGATGTTTGTTTGGGCAATTGTTGGGCTCATACTTGGTGTGTGGGCGATCCACCGTACGTACATTGCAGGTCGACGCGACCTCTCTACAGCATTGACCATTGCTGTGCCAGTAATTGTGCTGCCCACGGTGGAACTCCACCACTTAGTGCTGCTCATCCCGCTTGTTGCTGTGCTTCTGCGCCACGGATATTTCACCATCGTGTATCTGCTGGCATTTGTCTTCATCGTCTCGTGGACACCACAACATTTGTCCTACTCATCGGTGTTCCCACTCAATGATCCGGCGCCTGAAGGATATGTCGCCCACTTTGGCTGGTACTTACTCGTGGAACCGATGGCGGTAGCTCCGGCTGCGATTATTCTCGGAGTGTATGTCGCCTGCGGGTTGCTCAAACCCCTACCCCTGCAGGTAGCTCAGTCGTCGCCAAAGGGAGTACTGGCATAG
- a CDS encoding C40 family peptidase → MFARRWGSVVGSLVVACTLVSSPTAAHAEEVDQLIADIESFSQETSAQNEEVKALEIEIEDREGKIKGIETVVGEYRDAAAVAAANVESYRVEINRIAQAKYRGTVLDPLTVAISAEDPQNAIDRMSYLSTLSKSTSDVVAALNEESQKASDAVDQANRNRAEAEFQLGQLNVRLGELEAEREGLDQRKADIRARVDNLTPEERVLWESKNSPLEVDLTQLLGLSSQSSGAVQAALSKLGSPYGWGAIGPDEFDCSGLIFWAYQQMGKTLPRTSQAQMAGGTPVSRDELQPGDVIGYYPGATHVGLYIGEGKIVHASDYGIPVQVVSVDSAPFYGARRY, encoded by the coding sequence ATGTTTGCGCGCCGTTGGGGAAGCGTTGTTGGCTCCTTGGTTGTTGCTTGCACATTGGTGTCTAGTCCCACTGCTGCACACGCTGAGGAAGTTGATCAACTCATCGCAGACATTGAGTCCTTCTCTCAGGAGACTTCCGCGCAAAATGAGGAAGTCAAAGCGCTCGAAATTGAAATCGAAGACCGCGAGGGCAAGATCAAGGGCATCGAGACGGTCGTCGGGGAGTACCGTGACGCTGCTGCTGTGGCTGCCGCAAACGTCGAGTCCTATCGAGTGGAGATCAATCGCATCGCTCAGGCTAAATACCGTGGAACTGTGCTGGATCCTTTGACAGTGGCTATTTCTGCCGAGGATCCCCAAAATGCGATTGATCGCATGAGTTATCTCTCGACGCTGTCTAAATCCACCAGTGATGTGGTTGCAGCCCTCAACGAGGAATCACAGAAAGCTTCCGATGCGGTTGATCAAGCCAACCGAAACCGCGCTGAGGCTGAATTCCAATTGGGGCAGCTAAACGTCCGGCTGGGGGAGTTGGAAGCAGAACGTGAAGGGCTTGATCAGCGCAAGGCAGATATCCGCGCACGTGTGGATAATCTGACACCTGAAGAGCGTGTTTTGTGGGAGTCAAAGAACAGCCCACTTGAGGTGGATCTGACGCAACTTCTTGGCCTGTCCTCGCAATCGTCCGGCGCGGTGCAGGCCGCACTGTCCAAATTGGGGAGTCCCTATGGATGGGGAGCAATCGGGCCTGATGAGTTTGATTGCTCTGGTTTGATCTTTTGGGCGTACCAGCAGATGGGCAAAACGCTGCCTCGCACCTCACAAGCTCAAATGGCAGGTGGGACTCCCGTGAGTAGGGACGAACTGCAGCCAGGCGATGTCATTGGGTACTACCCTGGGGCAACCCATGTGGGGCTTTACATCGGTGAGGGCAAGATTGTGCACGCCTCAGATTACGGAATCCCGGTTCAGGTGGTATCTGTTGACTCAGCGCCGTTTTATGGAGCTCGTCGCTATTAG